One Anopheles marshallii chromosome 3, idAnoMarsDA_429_01, whole genome shotgun sequence genomic region harbors:
- the LOC128713326 gene encoding trafficking protein particle complex subunit 3: MSRQSTRLDTKKVNSELLTLTYGALVSQMLRDFENVEDVNKQLDRIGFNMGMRLIEDFLSRTGSGRCLDMRETADKIQLAFRMYLNVQPTISNWAASADEFSLIFDTNPLTEFVELPADYQQLRYSSILCGCIRGALEMVQLEVQCWFSQDQLKGDATTEIRVKFVRRLEDAVPAGED, translated from the coding sequence AATTCAGAGCTACTGACCCTGACGTACGGAGCACTGGTGTCCCAGATGCTACGTGATTTTGAGAACGTCGAAGATGTTAACAAGCAGCTCGATCGGATCGGTTTCAATATGGGCATGCGGTTGATAGAGGACTTCCTTTCGCGCACCGGATCGGGCCGATGTTTGGATATGCGCGAAACAGCTGACAAAATACAGCTCGCCTTCCGGATGTATCTGAACGTGCAGCCGACCATCTCGAACTGGGCTGCGTCAGCGGATGAGTTTTCACTCATATTCGATACGAACCCGCTGACGGAGTTCGTTGAGCTGCCTGCGGACTATCAACAGCTTCGGTACAGCTCCATCCTTTGCGGATGCATACGCGGTGCGTTGGAGATGGTACAGCTCGAGGTGCAGTGCTGGTTCAGCCAGGACCAGTTGAAGGGTGACGCTACGACCGAGATTCGGGTGAAGTTTGTACGGCGACTGGAAGATGCGGTGCCGGCCGGCGAAGATTAA